A genomic stretch from Mus pahari chromosome 6, PAHARI_EIJ_v1.1, whole genome shotgun sequence includes:
- the Ndufs5 gene encoding NADH dehydrogenase [ubiquinone] iron-sulfur protein 5, protein MPFLDIQKKLGISLDRHFMFLSSEQPYKNAARCHAFEKEWIECAHGIGGTRAKKECKIEFEDFEECLLRYKTIRRMHDIKKQRDKLMKEGKYTPPPHHLGKEEPRP, encoded by the exons ATGCCTTTCCTTGATATTCAGAAAAAGCTGGGTATCAGCCTGGACCGTCACTTTATGTTCCTAAGTTCTGAGCAGCCCTACAAGAATGCTGCTCGCTGCCATGCTTTTGAAAAAGAGTGGATAGAGTGTGCACACGGCATCGGTGGGACCCGGGCGAAAAAGGAGTGCAAAATAGAGTTCGAAGACTTCGAAGAATGCTTACTTCGGTACAAAACG ATAAGGCGAATGCATGATATCAAGAAACAGCGGGATAAGCTAATGAAAGAGGGGAAATACACCCCTCCACCTCACCATTTGGGCAAGGAGGAGCCCAGGCCCTGA